gccgtctttgtgcaagggtttgttgtgcttgtaggggttattcttgtcttacaataggccctttagtgcttcttttaggtttggttttgagtctatgaagttcctgagctgttgtttatccccaaagtagtgtatgattccttctagtttgaatgagagtttagccggatcaagtattcttggtgaagcgttcatttcattgagttttttcactatatcccaccattgccttcgagcttggagggtttcctctgatagatctgctgtgagcctaaggggtgctcctttgtatgcgatttccttcttggaccttgctgcttggagtattgtgtctctctggaagatgtccatcattgtaactatgatatgtcttggggtttttctgttaggatctcttttagctggcactcttcgggcgccttgaatctggatgcccgcattgtccagctgtgggaagttttccgcaatgatttgtttgactgtgtctttctcattggggttggttccctgtggttctggtagtccaatgattctaatgttgttcctcttgaaatcatcccttaggactctgattctggctagagctattttgaggtctcttgccatggtttgttgttgcctgtaggcctcttgcagttcatcttcaagcatactgattctgtcttcggctgcagtcatcctattgttgagggcagccagagagtttttgatttcatgtaccgaatccttcatttctttttgaaggttttttatttctgctctcatttcttcccgtattttgtcggctgtctgttgtattgtttctgccaggtcttccttgaagttgtccatctttgcattgagttcattgaacatgttgaggatttcaactctgaattctttctcagagaggtcaagtttgtaggaagcgcccattgaggttttcGGACTCTTTTGATcatcctctggttgcaatggggattttcgctgtttcttcatgttgtttgtggtggtatgaaagagggcccttgaagatgaatatccctgtctccttttgttgtgaaaaaggattgtggataggctcagtcaatagtggttaccttttaacttgccgtttgtagaacctgatcTACTGAGATAtttccttcaatccttctgtgaagtcgtgtgcattattgtcctactgcttgcgaatagctaggatgttagtcttggataggatgttgaggaaactacctGCCGCCGCGTTACCAGCGGCGGCAGGCAATGAgcccacgcccacttttcttaggccactcCCCCTGacggttaggccacgcccctttcccacaacccaacAGAGGTCAACGGGCTAGGGGTGGCGTGCtggccacttggccggcagtccggaggggagggaagcccggggtgctcagggccgcggagcaggctgggtccagaagggcgggtcgagggagcgtcacagacctttgccggaagacaggacggaggcggcgcttggggtcggcatgccggccactcggccggcagtccggaggggagggaagccttgTTTGCTCCTAGTTAATTTCTTTTTGAGCCTGATCCTGGGGTGATGGAGTCCAGCTAGAGGCATGGTGGTCACTTTGCAGTGTGGCAGCAAGCAAGCAGCTTCCCGGACTTTGTTTGAGAGGGCACTGGGCTGACCTGACTCCCTCTGGAGTGCCCCAGATGATTCAGCACTAAGCTGGTCTCCAAACACTTTTTGCGGCcggttgatctctttcaagatttatttatgagtctctgaagcagaACCAGTAGATGACCATatatatggcaccagaggtggTTTTTGGGCATGAGTGCAGGAGCTTCTGGAGGTACGGAAAAGTGGGGTaggtacagggaagtggggggagataGGCCATCCTGACTTCGAGAAAGCCTGGTGATTTCATTAATGAAGACCCACACACCAAAATTTTGTCATATTAATTATTTGATGAACTCAGTCTCGAGGTGAAGTAGTTCAGCCGGAGGCCTGGCAGCAACTTTGAAGTGTGGGAATGAGCAAGTGGCTCCCAGgtctctgtttgggcaggcactgggcaACAGAGTTGGATAACATTAGGTTGTCCTTGCTCCCCTGCTACCACCCCTCTTCCCCGGGGGAGTTTAGGTtcattgagttactcccacaacaatgcccctgaggcacactcaattccatcaagtactaataatcttatattgcctttctctttcttttatgtcattttcatagcttatttagcaatgtcctttttgaatagacacaggaagacagttggtgctatgcttttgtaacatgggagttgactccaaatattatttactcctggacatccatcatatttacctgacttaaatctcagttgcccttactttctaataCCTCCCAAAGAAGGGTCTTAatgaaggaactggatggacacagggcaaactgtaagctaccctggcatcaaaaggaaaCAAGCTAAATGCCAAAGAAGTATAGtaaattaagagcacggtcatggaacaaactgtcatgacccaaaaagaaataactgaataaggaccttctggggttaggaaagactgacctggcctgaggactgtggtctggaatgtgtAGATAGATGTTTCCAGGAAAAGTcaacctttaaacttaatatatatcatacaaaatgactaaaatattataagaagtacatttactatgattgtttaaatggattactagccgaggaaaggagaaagcaatacaccctagctGGAATCCTGCCCTTAGttgatcttctagtaatctggagtgctgaactctcagatgagatttttgtccttgatttaatctcctagaacttcccctgaaggagtgactttacctctgtttCTTGTTATGagaatgttcaaccccacctatgtgtccTCCACCcttcattatttctatataattgTGCTGTAAAATGTAAGAGGGGATGAGGAGGGCTAGATGATAATGATgtctggaagtagaggactatgagactatgagatgaggaagaaaatgtaacgaggtagaggactttgaggtctacaaggagactaggaAGATTTAACTCTGATCACTGGGAGTATGGCCAAAACtactacaattgtgctgtaaggAGAGAGATTGGACTCTACTGggtaggagagagaaataaactgactactgaccagcctggggccctgtatCCCTGTTTCCCTGTTTCCCTGGGTCTTCATGTTCCCCTGGTTCTTCATCTGTCTGTCACTGCCATGGGCCAGCTTGGGGAGGTGGCTCTCTGTCACTGAACACTGAAGTCCAACATGTGCCCCCACACTTTTTTCTTGGAAACACACACAACAATTGGTCTTATTATTAAAAAGTGCCCCCACTATCCTTCCCTTACCATCAACTCTCTGCTGACATACCTTGCATCCTGGTatacacagtttttttttcatggaaagcttttaatttgattttcatttcttgggggaagaaagggaataaccagggatgaaacctagaCCTCCCGTAAGCAAAACCTGCTATCAgttcactgagctctctctctccagcccctgtccacctTTTAAAGTCAGGGAGGGCTGAGTATAGGTTCAAGATTCAGAGTCCCACCACCCGCAAACGAAACATAGAATGAGTAGCCAGATCGACTTCATCTCTTAGGCCAGCAAAGAACCTTCTCCTCTGGGACAGACCCatcgtacagtggggagggcattgcctTCTGCACagacaacctgagtttgatccctggctcccaagatggtctcccaagcacatccaggagaaatttctgagttcagagccaggagtaacccctaggcattgctagatgtagccccaaaacaaaacaaaacaaaaaagaaacttctcCCTTCCCAACCATACCCCAGGAGGCTAAAATACTTAAGACTTAAactctttgtcctctccctctgcCACGAATATAAGCATAACTAACAGTATTTCCACACCCTGTCCTTGTTGTAATTTTTGGTCAGTGAACACCATTTTTTTCCGAATGCATCTCCGTCTTCAGTACATGACCTGTAGATTAATCGTCGGTACCAGAATGGAAATGCACATTGGGCCATATCTGTAGAGAACAGAGAAGCAGTTAGTATCTagagcctctctctgtctctctttctatctcccttctctctctttgagggagtctgcactcagcagttctcaggccttactcctggttctgtgctcagggatcactcctgctggtgcttggagggccctataggatgctgaggatcaaacctgggtcagctaagtgcaaagcaaacagcctCCCTGCTAAACTATTACTCCTGCCCTGAGAAGCTGCCCCTCCTTGGACACATATGCAAGCCTGGGCACATAGATGAATTCACATGCActtgtatgtgcacacatgtaagTATGCACAATTCGGTGTGTCCAAGTtcatttgcacacacacacatctgcttGGCACTACTGGTTCCCCTTTAATCCCCCCATCCTAAAGGATGGTGCTGATGGTTCTGTTCCAAAGTTTCATTTCAAGTTAACACCTCAGAGCATGTCTTGTAGGTGGGCAATTGCATGCAGGCAGAGGAGTGTAAGGGCCTGATTATTCTCACAGAGTTGCCTGGAACCCCCTTTCTGGAACCCATCAGGCAGTTCCCCGAATCGCACAGGCTCAGCATCTTGGAGACACTCACCATCCTCAGAACAATATTTCCAGTAGCCTTGGTAAGTTGAGTTCAGTGAGCACCACTTGTGTTTTCTCCTCAGGCGAATGCAGTCGTGGAAATAGGAGTTATTGTACTTGAACGGGAACACGCATTTACCCTCTGAGAAAAGCAAAAGCTTGGGTCCTTCTctgggagagagggggcaggggatggACACATAATCCCTCTTCTGCTGGCAGCACCACTGATACGTCAACCCCAGGACAGCTGTGCTGGCCCCATTGCCCAGAGTGTCCTCTGGATCGGCTCTTGCCCCACTCTCCCCGAATTCAGTTCCTGAAATGAAGCTTCAATTTGGAAACTAAATATGTGCACTAGAGGCTGGAGACATAGGACTGCAGAgaatgtgcttgtcttgcacccgCAGCAGACCTGATTtgctcctcagcaccacagaggTTTCCCCAAGTCCctgcatgagtgatccctgagtatagagccatgattaagccctgagcaccattggtgtgGTGGCTCCAAagcaacaggaagaaaaaaacaccTAACTAACTAAATGTGGCCATCAGTCTCTAATGTACAATGTTCCCCGAGCATTTTCTACAgccccattcacccacccacccacacaggcacacacacacacacacacacacactatatgcAGTATGACTTTGTATCTCTCCACACTTTTCTTCAGACACCATAATGATCCTATCTGGAgattctcaggagaccatgtggggccTGGGATCAAAATCTGTGCCACACACAATGCCAGACATGTGATCTGCTACTTGAGCCCTATTTTATGCTTTGGATTCCTAGGTAGGCTTGACTTTGTCTATACTTTCCATCAATTTTCTTGAAGTTTTTAAAGGTATAAGACATAATAGTAAGACAAGAactgtgttgaaagtaggtaaagggatataccaaataacctttcagtatctgtactgaaaaccacaatgctcaaaaggaaagagagagagagagagatagagagacagagagacagagtgaaagagacagagagacagaaaaagagaaagagaggaaggctggggggggaggtgaggggaggggaaacTTGGGTCatttgtgctgggaaatgtacactggagagagggatggggattggaacactgtatggttGATACCAAattacaaacagctttgtaaagatctcacagtgattcaataataaatcttttatttttaaaggcatgGTAGTAAAAATGTGCAGGATGCAGATGCAGCAAGCATCTTTCTAGAATGAGACTATTTCTCTTTGCATCAAATTTGTGGTTTGGTTCAATTGCTTTGGATCATGCCAGGGGTTTTTATTGGCTCCCAACACTAATTTTATTGCTAATATTGATCACTATTATTTGATTCATTGTGTGTGACCAGGTGATCAATTTCGGGGTCTCAGCAGTGCCAATGAAGACATGTGTAGATCATTGGTCATTACAACCCCAACACTGCTCCTGTTTCCCAGGTGAATGGTTAACCCTTGTTTTTTCTGTAGATTACCAGGATAAATGGCTAACCCTGTGTTCTCTGTAAGATACCGGATGTATGGTTTTAAGCTATGTTCTCTGTAGATTACCCTAAATTTCATCAGTGTCTACAGCAAAACAATTCAGTGCATGGGAACTCTCAATTGATACAAAACCTCAGGCACTTCAATACAGACCAAAAAGAGAGGATGTAGGGGCATGGTGGGAAGAATCAGGCTGCAGGGAAGTTATGTGGGAGTAGAAGTGGAAGATCTCGAACATATGTGCTGAGATGATAGTCTGCATCAAAACCATGACTGTCAATTAATGTTGAAGTGGGCAGGAATAGGAGGGAAGGATCTTGGACTGGAGTGGACATGGTGGGGGACCATCATGGACACTTCGGTTGCAGGGTGGCCACTGTCCTTGCGCATTAATACCAGAAACTTGAACACTGTTATAACCCTGTCAAGTAAATCtagttaaaaatcatttaaaaaatgaaaaatgtgcactgtaTTATagaaaagggaaacaaaataaatgaaagagtagaaatattttttgtgtgCTCCTGAATTTTGATGGAAGGgctgacaaaaaaagaaaaaattcacatctccctctccccaccctccacaaaCAAAACTAACCCTTGCTAATTCCTTCCccacttttataaaataaaagaaaatagaatttaatagtGAAAGCATTCTGATCAGCTTACCATGGACTTCCTGGTTTATCCCaggatctgaaaaataaaattgaaagtattTATTTCTCTCACTGCTCTTTCTTTCGGCCAAGGTCTCTTAATGATTTGTTGCTCAGAAATTTATGTTCTGAATCTTCTCACTGATGCCAAGTTTTGTCTTCTCAGTGATTGAATTCCAAATGCATCACCGTTCCTGACTTTCAATGTTTGTGTGCTCTCACTCGTACAAAGAAAAATTGTTGATTGTTGTACATCACAGTCAGTCAACATAACTGCCATCAAAATTTGTTATCTTGACTAGTAGTTTGGGGTTTTCGAAGAAGATGGCCTTAAAATTATCGTGTCTATTATTTCTGTGTGCACAGGCAACTTGCAGTCCCAGAAACGCTAATTTTTGCAAGTCTCAGCTAGAATCTCTGTGTTTTCCAGCCATGGTGTTTGGGATTTTTTAAAGTAGGTTCATTCGTTGGAATAAGCACTGTCCCAGAGGAATCCAGGATGGTGGTGAAACCAACTGGGCTGGGATCATCCtggaagcaggggctggagtggtcaTGAGGGTTAAAGTTAGGGTTAGGGCTggagttggggttggggttaggattAGGATTAAGATTAGGGTTGAGTAACAGAGTaccaggagggtgcttgccttgtatacggccaacctgggttcgatctccgcatcccattttgtcccccaagtaccaccaagtacagtaattcctgagtgcagagccaggagtaactcctgagcaccacagggtgttgtaaatgaaaacaaaacaaaaaatgattagGGTTCGAGTTGGGATGAGGATTAAGGTAGAATTAGGGTCAGAGTTGGAAGTGGCAGAGTCCTTTCTCCAAATTTAAACAGCTGTTCTCTGAAGGGAAAAACAGATGAGTCTCAGTGGCATATTTTCACATTAACTTCACGACCTTGATCTGACTCTTTCAAAAGTTCAGttaattttagggctggagtgatagtacagtgggtaaaagacttaccttgcacatggccaacccaagttcgatctctggcatcccatatgacattccctgtgtactgccaggagtgacccctgagttcagaggcaggagtaagccctgagcatctgagtgtggccccaaaacagaacaacaacaaaaagtttagCTAGATATACCTTATATCTATTGTGGAATAAGGAGGATCAGGTCAAATCTAATTAGTATGATATGTGTGATATCCAAAATGGGTCAATCAGCagatttttaagtctttttgtattttggttttggttttggggccacacccagaggtaccctgagccctgctaggtgtgGACCCTAACTTTCCCTtcacaaaaaaggggggaaacataatgattattttttcaCCAGCAAATTTAATGTAGTAAGCAATGACCTCATATTTTGCTgcaaaatgtaaacaaataattaattaaaatacattttaaaaataaactgattttGATCAACTCACCTAGGACATGTAAAAGACAAatttcaacaaatattcatttcacttaattattttcttaaaacaatttattaattttattttaggagggAGAACAGAATTTGAAATTGACACATAAAAATTCATTATATGTAGATATATTACAGAATGAGGGATCAGACCCAATATCACCAGTCCtttcaaatatgtttatttatttatttttgtttttgcttttggggccatccctggtggtgctcagtgctaactcctggctatgcgctcaggtatcactcttgatagggcttgggggaatcatatggggtgcaggggatccaacctgggtcagctgtgtgta
This Sorex araneus isolate mSorAra2 chromosome 8, mSorAra2.pri, whole genome shotgun sequence DNA region includes the following protein-coding sequences:
- the BSPH1 gene encoding binder of sperm protein homolog 1: MTISKCLGAEDCIVMGNKHIYILKFGTEFGESGARADPEDTLGNGASTAVLGLTYQWCCQQKRDYVSIPCPLSPREGPKLLLFSEGKCVFPFKYNNSYFHDCIRLRRKHKWCSLNSTYQGYWKYCSEDDMAQCAFPFWYRRLIYRSCTEDGDAFGKKWCSLTKNYNKDRVWKYC